The sequence TGGATTATAGGCAGGCAGAGATTGGCGAATGGATTCGTGCCATTCCTCGGGTACAGGTGGAAGTCTCCAGTAAGACGGATCCGAATTATCCGCGGATTGTGCCGGCATAACAATCGTCCCGGTACGAGTGACTGTTTCCATAAGTGCTTCGACAACGGCTTGTGTCCCTCCTGCAATCCAACCCATCGACCTGAGGGATGAATGAACGATGATATTGTCACCGGTCTTGATCCCAAGTGTGTGAAGTTGCTGTTGTAATGTGTTCGTAGATTGAAATGTATGTGTGTGCCGAATAGTGTTAAGTTCGCTCATTTTGAATCACCCAATTCTTTAAAGTATGTGTAGCATAGCAATTGTCACTAGGTTCGACAAGTCAATACTTTTCGACAGGGAGGAATTGAGCTTCTGCTGATGCAAAACAATTATGCCTCGACTTAATTGCGTCCAAATTTTGAATTGCGCTTACGCAATTAATTCCCTTCAAAATTTGTAATATCCGCCGGAGGCTCAATTTGCCTCGGCAGGATATTTGAGCTTCTGCCGAGGCAAATTGAAACTTTTTTCCTTTATGAACCGTACATATATTAAAGGAGTTGGTCGGATTGGATACGAATGTGATAAGACGGGAAGTCGAAACGACATATGACAAAGTGAAATCATTGGCGGGGTGGGCGGTGGATAAGACCGTCGTGCTGACAATTACATCGTATTATGTTACATCCGAGCGCGAATTTGATGCGGTTAGTTTAAACAGGTCGATGGATGCGTTAAAAAGTAGGACGGGCTGGCTTTCTCCGCTACGCGGCAATCTCCTTCCTATGATGGCAGCATTTCTCAACCAACCCGGAACTGTGATAGACGAGGAAGTAGATCGTTTGTTTGCGAAGCAGCAAGTTCTAAAAGGAGTCGGTTTCCGCAATACAATCCATTCGTATTTGGCGGCACTTCTCATGACAAACGATCAAGAGCTGTATGAAAATGAAGCGCGGCAGGCGAAGAGGCTGTATGACGCTATGAAAAAACAACATTTCTTCCTAACGTCTGACGATGATTACGCTTATGCGGTGTTGCTTGGAAAAAGAGGCGCTGATCCAGTTGAACATGCTAAGTCAATGCGTACATATTACGATGCGTTACGCACAGAGGGATTCCGTTCGGGTAATGAATTGCAATGGTTGTCCCAGGTCATGACGTATGTGCATATTGAATTCAATCCAAGTCTTGTAGCTAGAGCGACGGAAGTGCTTACTCATTTCAAGCGAGAGACCAAAGTGCGACCTGTTCATTATCCAATGATTGGTTTTCTGACTGTATTTGGAATTGGGGATGCGGAGTTGAAAAAGATTGTTGAATTGACGCACGTATTGGAGGCATCTAAGCCTTTTAAATGGAACAGGGAGATGGCTTTATCAATCGGTCTTGGCTACAGTATGCATGAATTAACAGAGGATGTAGAGGAAGCAAATATCAGTCTCGCAACATCTGTGGAATTGATTTTGCAAGCGCAGCAGGCTGTGATGGCTGCGACAATTGCGGCCATGGCGGCATCGTCAGCAGCGAACTCGGCGAATACTTAATATTTATTTTGAAAAAAAGACTTTATCCAAATCGGAAAGAGTCTTTTTTGTGTTTTGAAAGAAAAATTTAATTTATTTTTCGAAATAGATTTTAAATATTACGGTTTATGAAACGCTTTCATAGCAACGTTTGTAACTTGTTTGTCATATATGAAATATTTGAAGGATTTGATATTCTAGAAAAATAGTATTGTCAACTTTGTAATTGTATAGTATATTGGGGCAAGTGATTTAATCAGAAAATTTAATATTGACAGATTGTGAGTTTGAATAACGCAAGGAGGAAGTCGTCTTGGCAAACCCAGTATTGAAAATTGAGAATCTCCGCACATCATTTCGGATTAAAGATGACTACTATGCTGCAGTCGATGGCGTATCATTGACGGTTGAAAAAAATGAGTTGTTGGCCATCGTTGGAGAGTCGGGTTGTGGGAAGAGCGCATTGGCTTTTTCGATAATGGGTCTACACAGCAAAGCAAAGGTAGAAGGTAATATTCATTTTAAAAATCATAACATTGCCAATATTTCACCCACTAAGTTGAATGAATTGCGTGGTAAGGAAATGGGCATGATTTTTCAAGATTCACTTTCTGCGTTGAATCCATTAATGATTATCGGTGACCAAATTGGTGAAATTATTTATATTCACAATACGAAGCTTTCGAAACAAGATCGAAAAAAGCGAGTTCTTGACCTGCTAAACAAGGTTGGGATTGTGCGTCCGGAATTGACGTATGACCAGTTCCCTCATGAATTATCGGGTGGGATGCGACAACGGGTTGTCATCGCAATGGCGATGGCCAATGAACCCGAGTTACTCATTGCAGATGAGCCAACGACGGCATTGGACGTAACCATTCAATCGCAAATCCTCGATTTATTGAAAGAGTTAAAAGAGGATAGCCAAGCAGGAATTATCTTGATTACGCATGATTTAGCTGTTGTTGCTGAGATGGCCGACCGGGTAGCGGTGATGTATGCAGGGCAAATTGTTGAACTTGCAGACGTCTATACATTATTCGAAAATCCGCTGCATCCTTATACGCGGTCATTGCTAAATTCAGTTCCCCATGCTAGTGAAGTCCAATCTGAACTCCATGTCATTGAGGGGATTGTTCCATCACTGCAAAAGCTAGAGCGTGAAGGTTGTCGATTTAGTCCAAGAATTCCGTGGATAGATAGCTCAGCGCATGAAAAAAATCCAGTCTTACACGAGGTAAGTCCTGGGCACTTTGTACGCTGTACTTGTTATCAGCATTTTAGCTTCCCTGAAAAAAGCAAGGAGGATCAGCACCATGTCGTTTCTTGAAGTCAAAGATTTAAAAGTCCATTTCCCTATTCAGGGGGGCATACTTGGCAGAACTGTCGATCACGTTCGGGCAGTTGATGGTGTGTCGTTTGCCATTGAAAAAGGAAAAACCTATGGACTTGTTGGTGAATCGGGGTCTGGGAAAACAACGACTGGGCGGGCAATCATCGGGTTAAATAAAATTACTTCGGGTCAGGTTCTTTTTGAGGGGCAAGATATTACAAATTTACGCCGTTCAAAAATGGATGCACGTCGTGATATCCAGATGATTTTCCAAGATCCTTATTCTACATTGAATCCCAAAAAGCGAGTATTTGATATTGTCTCCGAGCCGCTTCGTAACTATGAAAGCCTATCAAAAGGTGAAGAGAGAAAGCGTGTTCAAGAGCTATTGGAGCTTGTTGGATTGAGTCCTGAAAGTATCCATAAATATCCGCACGAATTCTCGGGTGGGCAGCGTCAACGAATTGGTATTGCACGAGCAATTGCTTTGAAACCAAAACTAATTATTGCGGACGAGCCTGTGTCGGCTCTTGACGTATCTGTTCAGGCGCAGGTCTTGAATTTTATGCAGGAGATTCAGAAGGAGCTAGGACTAACATATCTATTCATTAGTCATGACCTTGGAATCATTAGGCATATGTGTGACCGCATTGGCATTATGTATAAGGGACGTTATGTTGAGGAAGGAACACCAGATGATATCTTTAACAATCCTCAGCATATTTATTCTAAACGGCTTGTCGCGGCAATTCCTGATATTGACCCTCGGAAACGTGAGCAACAATCACAATTCCGCCAACAAGTAAAACAAGAGTATGAGCAGTCCTATAACGACTATTTCGATGACTTGGGCTTAGCCTATAATTTACAGCCAGTATCGGACACACATTTAGTGGCTCTGCCTGGGAGAGGGTGAATAATTATGTGGAAATTCACTGTACGTCGAATTGGAATTATGATTCCACAAATCGCGTTGCTAAGTATTTTGGTCTTTATCATGGCAAAAATGATGCCTGGAGATGCGTTAAGTGGTTTAATCGACCCGGCTATTCCGCAAGAAGCGATGGAAGCCATGCGCGAAAAATTAGGGATAAATAATCCTTGGTATGTTCAGTATGTGGATTGGATTAAAGGAGTTATGGTAGGCGATTTTGGACAATCATTTCGTTTTAAAATGCCAGTTACTGAACTAATCGCTCAACGAATGGCCAATACATTTTGGTTGTCTCTAATGACGTTATTCTTAACGTATCTGATTGCGATTCCTCTTGGGATTACAAGTGGTCGTTTTAACGATACGTGGGGTGACCGTTTAATAACTGGTTATACGTACTTAGGATTTGCTGCTCCGTTATTTATATTTGCATTAGTGATGCTCTGGATATTTGGTTTTAACCTTGGTTGGTTCCCTACAGGAGGGAGTGTAAAGCCAGGTCTGACACCAGGGACATTCGAATATGTTGTCAGTAAGATTCAGCATCTAATGCTACCTTCCTTGTCAATGGCACTGATTGCAACAGTTTCGACCGTTCAGTATTTACGCAGTGAAATTATTGATACAAAACAGAAGGAATTTGTTGTGACGGCAAGGGCGAAGGGCGCATCTGAATCACGGGTCTATAACCACCATATTTTACGGAACTCCTTGTTGCCGATTGCTGCTTTCTTTGGCTATGAAATTACGGGACTAATTGGTGGAACAGTCTTTATTGAAAGTATCTTTGGTTATCCAGGGATGGGCCGACTATTCTTAGAATCTATTACATTACGTGACTTTAGTGTAGTAACCGCCGTAGTTATCATATTTGGAGTAGCTGCCATTGTAGGTGCATTGCTGTCAGATATTATATTAAGTATTGTGGACCCACGCATTCGCATAAAATAAGAACTCGATAGACTTTGAGGTGATTAAGGTTGGAAATGAAAGTTGCTCAATTACCCGATAATGCCCAGAGTGATGAGAGAAGTCCGTCTGGTTGGTACATTATTTGGCGTGAAATCGTCCGCGATAAATTGGCCTTAGTGTCATTAATTTTTCTTATACTGATTGTAGCGTTTGTCTATGGTATATCACTATTTTTAGATCAAAGTGAGATTGTTAGGGTCGATTTGTTCTCTATTCATAAGCCGCCATCCGAGCAATTTTGGCTGGGGACGGATCATGGTGGACGAGATGTTTTCGGACAACTGATTATAGGGACAAGAAATTCACTGTCGATTGGTATTCTTGTAACAGTCATGACAGGTATCATTGGAATTTTCCTTGGATTGGTCGCCGGTTATTTTGGTGGGAAAATTGACAATATTATAATGCGAACAGTAGACTTTTTCATGATTTTACCGTTCTTAATGATTGTTATTGTATTTGTATCTGTTATGCCGAAGTATTCGATTTTGTCGTTCTCCTTGATTATGACAGCCTTTTTATGGATGGGGAAAGCCAGGATTATACGTTCGAAGGCTTTACAGGAAAGGGAACTGGACTATGTTCAGGCTTCCAAGACACTTGGTTCCTCACATTTTAAAATTATGTTTACACAAGTATTACCAAATTTAAGTTCTATTATTATTGTGACAATGACCTTGAACTTAGCGGCAAATATTGGTTTAGAATCTGGTCTGTCCTTTTTAGGATTTGGTTTCCCAGAAAGTACACCGAGTCTTGGAACGCTTGTGAGTTACGCAAGAAACCCGCAAACGTTGGAATTTAGATGGTGGATTTGGTTACCCGCATCATTACTAATTTTAGTACTGATGTTGAGTATAAATAATGTTGGTCAAGCGCTTAAACGTGCGACTGACGCAAGGCAAAGAAGAGGATAAGAAAGGGGAGATTTTGATATGGTTGGGAAGAAAAGTGCAAGTAAAGTTTTGTTCGCAATGCTACTTGTTTTACTACTTGCTTTAGCTGCTTGTAATAAAACCGAGGATGCAAAGCCAGCAGATTCAGGCGACAAGCCGGAGGATAAGCCAAAAGAAGAAACACCAAAAGAGGAAGAGAGTGGCGACAAGCTCTATTCTATCGATGATTTTAGCAATATCAAAACAAACGAAGGTTCAGCAATCGAAGGCGGTTCGTTTACGTACGGACTTGTTTCAGATACGGCTTTTGAAGGAACGTTGAACTTTAATTTCTATTCTGGTAATCCTGACGTAATGGTTCTTAATTGGTTTGACGAAGGATTCCTAACATGGGATGCAAACTACGTGTACACAAATGATGGTGCAGCGACATACAAAACATCAGAAGATGGTCGTACATTTACATTCACGATTAAAGACAATGTAAACTGGCATGATGGTCAGCCGG comes from Sporosarcina sp. FSL K6-3457 and encodes:
- a CDS encoding DUF4003 family protein — translated: MDTNVIRREVETTYDKVKSLAGWAVDKTVVLTITSYYVTSEREFDAVSLNRSMDALKSRTGWLSPLRGNLLPMMAAFLNQPGTVIDEEVDRLFAKQQVLKGVGFRNTIHSYLAALLMTNDQELYENEARQAKRLYDAMKKQHFFLTSDDDYAYAVLLGKRGADPVEHAKSMRTYYDALRTEGFRSGNELQWLSQVMTYVHIEFNPSLVARATEVLTHFKRETKVRPVHYPMIGFLTVFGIGDAELKKIVELTHVLEASKPFKWNREMALSIGLGYSMHELTEDVEEANISLATSVELILQAQQAVMAATIAAMAASSAANSANT
- a CDS encoding ABC transporter ATP-binding protein; its protein translation is MANPVLKIENLRTSFRIKDDYYAAVDGVSLTVEKNELLAIVGESGCGKSALAFSIMGLHSKAKVEGNIHFKNHNIANISPTKLNELRGKEMGMIFQDSLSALNPLMIIGDQIGEIIYIHNTKLSKQDRKKRVLDLLNKVGIVRPELTYDQFPHELSGGMRQRVVIAMAMANEPELLIADEPTTALDVTIQSQILDLLKELKEDSQAGIILITHDLAVVAEMADRVAVMYAGQIVELADVYTLFENPLHPYTRSLLNSVPHASEVQSELHVIEGIVPSLQKLEREGCRFSPRIPWIDSSAHEKNPVLHEVSPGHFVRCTCYQHFSFPEKSKEDQHHVVS
- a CDS encoding ABC transporter ATP-binding protein, producing the protein MSFLEVKDLKVHFPIQGGILGRTVDHVRAVDGVSFAIEKGKTYGLVGESGSGKTTTGRAIIGLNKITSGQVLFEGQDITNLRRSKMDARRDIQMIFQDPYSTLNPKKRVFDIVSEPLRNYESLSKGEERKRVQELLELVGLSPESIHKYPHEFSGGQRQRIGIARAIALKPKLIIADEPVSALDVSVQAQVLNFMQEIQKELGLTYLFISHDLGIIRHMCDRIGIMYKGRYVEEGTPDDIFNNPQHIYSKRLVAAIPDIDPRKREQQSQFRQQVKQEYEQSYNDYFDDLGLAYNLQPVSDTHLVALPGRG
- the opp4B gene encoding oligopeptide ABC transporter permease is translated as MWKFTVRRIGIMIPQIALLSILVFIMAKMMPGDALSGLIDPAIPQEAMEAMREKLGINNPWYVQYVDWIKGVMVGDFGQSFRFKMPVTELIAQRMANTFWLSLMTLFLTYLIAIPLGITSGRFNDTWGDRLITGYTYLGFAAPLFIFALVMLWIFGFNLGWFPTGGSVKPGLTPGTFEYVVSKIQHLMLPSLSMALIATVSTVQYLRSEIIDTKQKEFVVTARAKGASESRVYNHHILRNSLLPIAAFFGYEITGLIGGTVFIESIFGYPGMGRLFLESITLRDFSVVTAVVIIFGVAAIVGALLSDIILSIVDPRIRIK
- a CDS encoding ABC transporter permease, with the protein product MKVAQLPDNAQSDERSPSGWYIIWREIVRDKLALVSLIFLILIVAFVYGISLFLDQSEIVRVDLFSIHKPPSEQFWLGTDHGGRDVFGQLIIGTRNSLSIGILVTVMTGIIGIFLGLVAGYFGGKIDNIIMRTVDFFMILPFLMIVIVFVSVMPKYSILSFSLIMTAFLWMGKARIIRSKALQERELDYVQASKTLGSSHFKIMFTQVLPNLSSIIIVTMTLNLAANIGLESGLSFLGFGFPESTPSLGTLVSYARNPQTLEFRWWIWLPASLLILVLMLSINNVGQALKRATDARQRRG